A region from the Buchnera aphidicola (Pemphigus populi) genome encodes:
- the glyA gene encoding serine hydroxymethyltransferase, whose translation MLKNNTTISKYDPDLWTFMEQERWHQENHIILIASENYTSSRVMMAQGSQLTNKYAEGYPKKRYYGGCHNVDLIEQLAIERAKLLFSADYANVQPHSGSQANFAVYHALLQPGDLILGMELSHGGHLTHGSPVNFSGKLYNSISYGVDHNGEIDYITLEKLAKKHHPKIIVGGFSAYSGLCDWEKMRHIADSINAYLLVDMAHIAGLVATGLYPSPLQFAHVVTLTTHKTLAGPRGGLILSKNGTIDLYRKIDSAVFPGSQGGPLMHVIAAKAIAFKEAMEPSFKKYQKQVLKNAKCMANIFITCGYKVISNNTYNHLFLIDLSDKNITGKEAELALGLANITVNKNSIPNDQKSPFITSGIRIGTPSITRRGLKENEVKNLSYLIIDILNNIENKNKIYQIKNKILKICIEYPVYT comes from the coding sequence ATGTTAAAAAATAACACAACTATTTCTAAATATGATCCCGATCTTTGGACATTTATGGAACAAGAAAGATGGCATCAAGAAAATCATATTATTTTAATCGCTTCAGAAAATTATACTAGTTCTCGGGTGATGATGGCTCAAGGTTCACAACTTACCAATAAATATGCAGAAGGATATCCTAAAAAAAGATACTATGGAGGATGTCATAATGTTGATTTAATAGAACAATTAGCTATTGAAAGAGCCAAATTGTTATTTAGCGCCGATTATGCTAATGTACAACCTCATTCTGGATCACAAGCTAATTTTGCTGTATATCATGCTTTATTACAACCAGGTGATTTAATACTTGGAATGGAATTATCTCATGGAGGTCATCTAACTCACGGTTCTCCAGTAAATTTTTCTGGAAAATTATACAATTCAATTTCATATGGAGTGGATCATAATGGTGAAATTGATTATATAACGTTAGAAAAGTTAGCTAAAAAACATCATCCAAAAATTATTGTTGGCGGATTTTCCGCATATTCTGGATTATGCGATTGGGAAAAAATGCGTCATATAGCAGATAGTATTAACGCTTATTTATTAGTTGATATGGCTCATATTGCCGGTTTGGTTGCAACAGGTTTATATCCTAGTCCATTACAATTTGCACATGTTGTAACATTAACTACTCATAAAACTTTAGCAGGACCAAGAGGTGGTTTAATTTTATCTAAAAATGGTACAATAGATTTATATCGTAAAATAGATTCAGCTGTTTTTCCAGGATCTCAGGGGGGGCCTTTGATGCATGTCATTGCTGCTAAAGCAATAGCATTCAAAGAGGCAATGGAGCCATCTTTTAAAAAATATCAAAAACAAGTGTTAAAAAATGCAAAATGCATGGCTAATATATTTATTACATGTGGTTATAAAGTAATATCTAATAATACTTATAATCATCTTTTTCTAATAGATTTAAGTGATAAGAATATAACAGGTAAAGAAGCAGAATTAGCTTTAGGTTTAGCTAATATTACCGTAAATAAGAATAGTATACCAAATGATCAAAAAAGTCCTTTTATTACTTCTGGAATACGTATAGGAACACCATCTATTACGAGACGGGGTTTAAAAGAAAATGAAGTAAAAAATTTATCTTATTTAATCATAGATATATTAAATAATATTGAAAATAAAAATAAAATATATCAAATAAAAAATAAAATTTTAAAAATCTGTATAGAATACCCAGTATATACATAA
- the bioD gene encoding dethiobiotin synthase, protein MNNCWFITGTDTNVGKTIVGSLLLKYAKKLGYQTVGYKPVSSGVKKIYEKFKNNDAMTLQKFSSIKLKYEEINPFCFREQAAPHILSAKNNINISFKKLSLGLSELKRQSNWILIEGAGGWYTPLSNKNTYADWVLQEKIPVILVVGIKLGCINHAILTNHAILKYNLHFSGWIANNIFPKKKFHKENILTLKKYLQAPFLGEIPYFKNIKKIYNYDLSLILPQ, encoded by the coding sequence ATGAATAACTGTTGGTTTATTACTGGAACTGATACTAATGTAGGAAAAACTATTGTTGGTAGTCTTTTATTAAAATATGCTAAAAAATTAGGATATCAGACAGTAGGTTATAAACCGGTATCTTCGGGTGTAAAAAAAATATATGAAAAATTTAAAAATAATGATGCCATGACATTACAAAAATTTAGTAGTATTAAACTTAAATATGAAGAAATTAATCCATTTTGTTTCCGTGAACAAGCAGCTCCACATATTTTAAGTGCCAAGAATAATATAAATATTAGTTTTAAAAAGTTATCTTTAGGATTATCTGAACTTAAAAGACAATCTAATTGGATATTGATAGAAGGTGCTGGGGGGTGGTATACTCCGTTATCTAATAAAAATACTTATGCAGATTGGGTTTTACAAGAAAAAATTCCGGTTATTTTAGTAGTAGGTATAAAATTAGGTTGTATCAATCATGCTATTTTGACAAATCATGCTATTTTAAAATACAATTTACATTTTTCAGGATGGATAGCTAATAATATTTTTCCAAAAAAAAAATTTCATAAAGAAAATATTTTAACTTTAAAAAAATATTTACAAGCTCCATTTTTAGGAGAAATTCCATATTTTAAAAATATAAAAAAAATTTATAATTATGATCTATCACTTATATTACCTCAGTAA
- the bioB gene encoding biotin synthase BioB yields MKEIWILKDIKSLFNKPLLELIFEAQKIHRKYFNPNQIQISTLLSIKTGACPEDCKYCPQSARYKTNIKTEKLLETHKILEAANQAKKSGSTRFCMGAAWKNPHNRDIPYLENIIKEVKKLGLETCMTLGSLTEQQANQLAQAGLDFYNHNLDTSKNFYSKIITTRTYEERMSTLATVRKSGMKICSGGIIGLGEKIKDRMELLMQLANLPIPPESVPINMLVKIEGTPLENNVEIDDFEFIRIISVARIMMPRSYIRLSAGREKMNEQTQAMCFMAGANSIFYGCKLLTAPNPEENKDILLFNKLGLKIKQKNIHSVSKNKSMSILNQLSKIDHKKYYNADSDKIEDKNILKK; encoded by the coding sequence ATGAAAGAAATATGGATACTTAAAGATATAAAGTCACTTTTTAATAAACCTCTTTTAGAATTAATATTTGAAGCACAAAAAATACATAGAAAATACTTTAATCCTAATCAAATACAAATTAGCACTTTACTATCTATCAAAACAGGAGCTTGTCCAGAAGATTGTAAATATTGTCCTCAGAGTGCTCGATATAAAACCAATATAAAAACTGAAAAATTATTGGAAACACATAAAATATTAGAAGCTGCTAATCAAGCAAAAAAATCAGGATCAACTCGTTTTTGTATGGGAGCGGCTTGGAAAAATCCACATAATCGGGATATACCTTATTTAGAAAACATAATTAAGGAAGTAAAAAAACTAGGTTTAGAAACTTGTATGACCTTAGGTTCACTAACTGAACAACAAGCCAATCAATTAGCTCAGGCAGGCTTAGATTTTTATAATCATAATTTAGATACTTCTAAAAATTTTTATAGTAAAATTATTACTACTCGTACTTATGAAGAACGTATGAGTACTTTAGCAACAGTCAGAAAATCTGGAATGAAAATATGTTCTGGAGGTATTATAGGGCTTGGAGAAAAAATAAAAGACAGAATGGAATTGTTAATGCAATTAGCTAATTTACCAATCCCACCTGAAAGTGTACCAATTAATATGTTAGTTAAAATAGAAGGAACTCCTCTCGAGAATAATGTTGAAATAGATGATTTTGAATTTATAAGAATTATATCAGTTGCACGTATAATGATGCCACGTTCATATATACGTCTTTCAGCTGGTCGTGAAAAGATGAATGAACAAACACAAGCAATGTGTTTTATGGCTGGAGCCAATTCAATTTTCTATGGTTGTAAATTACTAACAGCTCCAAATCCAGAAGAAAATAAAGATATACTCTTGTTTAATAAATTGGGACTTAAAATAAAACAAAAAAATATTCATTCTGTGAGTAAAAATAAATCAATGTCTATCTTGAATCAATTATCAAAAATAGATCATAAAAAATATTATAATGCAGATTCTGATAAAATAGAAGATAAAAATATTTTAAAAAAATAA
- the bioA gene encoding adenosylmethionine--8-amino-7-oxononanoate transaminase — translation MNQSDLNFDFKHIWHPYSSMINPLPCYPIISAKGIHLKLNNGKKIIDGMSSWWSVIHGYNNARLNKSLKDQIKKMSHVMFGGITHPSAILLCRKLIEITPKKLECIFLCDSGSVAIEVAMKMSLQYWQALGEKRCTFLTIRNGYHGDTFFAMSVSDPANSIHSLYSTLLPTHLFANAPKCVFGETWNEKDIYSFDILIKENKSDIAAVIMEPIVQGVGGMKFYHPKYLEKVRYLCNHYKIPLIIDEIATGFGRTGKLFAYEYANIIPDILCIGKALTGGMMSLSATITTKNIAHTISNGKANCFMHGPTFMGNPLACAVATENISILQEKKWKKQIFNIESILKLKLLPLQQHPKVLNIRVLGAIGVVECLYKINIKRIQFFFIKHGVWIRPFNKLIYLIPPYIIDQYSLKKLADVISEALDNDNFFIY, via the coding sequence ATGAATCAATCTGACTTAAACTTTGATTTTAAACATATTTGGCATCCATACAGTTCAATGATAAATCCGTTACCTTGTTACCCCATTATATCAGCTAAAGGTATCCATCTAAAGTTAAATAATGGAAAAAAAATAATAGATGGTATGTCTTCTTGGTGGTCTGTTATACATGGATATAATAATGCTAGATTAAATAAATCATTAAAAGATCAAATTAAAAAAATGTCTCATGTTATGTTTGGTGGAATTACACATCCTTCAGCTATTTTATTATGTCGGAAATTAATTGAAATTACACCAAAAAAATTAGAATGTATTTTTTTATGTGATTCAGGTTCTGTAGCTATTGAAGTAGCAATGAAAATGTCATTACAATATTGGCAGGCATTAGGTGAAAAAAGATGTACATTTTTAACTATTAGAAATGGATATCATGGTGATACTTTTTTTGCTATGTCAGTATCTGATCCTGCTAATTCTATTCATAGTTTATATAGCACATTATTGCCCACTCACTTATTTGCCAATGCACCAAAATGTGTTTTTGGAGAAACATGGAATGAAAAAGATATATATTCTTTTGATATATTAATTAAAGAAAATAAAAGTGATATTGCTGCTGTAATCATGGAACCAATAGTACAAGGAGTAGGTGGTATGAAATTTTACCATCCTAAATATTTAGAAAAAGTAAGATATTTATGCAATCATTATAAAATTCCATTAATTATAGATGAAATTGCTACAGGATTTGGACGTACCGGAAAATTATTTGCTTACGAATATGCTAATATTATTCCTGATATTCTTTGCATAGGTAAAGCTCTTACTGGTGGTATGATGAGTTTATCAGCAACTATTACTACAAAAAATATAGCACATACTATAAGTAATGGAAAAGCCAATTGTTTTATGCATGGTCCTACTTTTATGGGTAATCCTTTAGCATGCGCTGTAGCAACTGAGAATATTTCAATATTGCAAGAAAAAAAATGGAAAAAACAAATATTTAATATTGAATCAATATTAAAATTGAAATTATTACCGTTACAACAACATCCTAAAGTATTGAATATTCGTGTATTAGGAGCAATAGGTGTAGTAGAATGTTTGTATAAAATTAATATTAAAAGAATCCAATTTTTTTTTATTAAACACGGAGTATGGATTCGGCCATTCAATAAATTAATATATTTAATACCTCCTTATATAATAGATCAATATTCACTTAAAAAACTTGCAGATGTTATTTCAGAAGCATTGGATAATGATAATTTTTTTATTTACTAA
- the pgl gene encoding 6-phosphogluconolactonase yields MKTIIYVATPGNNQIKILKMGKDLNFNIIQTLNTDGEVQPIHISQNRLYAGVRPKNRIITYEIKLDGKLEKIGESPIPGSPNYLSLDKEKRFLFCASYGMGCLSVSPMNSLGIPENPIQILYNIEGCHYCSTDFNNQYLFVTSLKQNCIYIYDLIDNDLPLNNTPYILHTDSGSGPRHMAFHPNRKYTYSINEYKGTIDVWKLKSNRMLIKSIQNISLLPKKYNYQPWSSDIHINPSGSYLYASDRTANLISIFNINKDNNRLNNIGVFHTEKQPRSFSISPNGQYLVVAGEVSNSITLYEISNNIFCFQKKNQFTVHKRPIWVYIHQF; encoded by the coding sequence ATGAAAACTATTATTTATGTTGCAACTCCTGGGAATAATCAGATAAAAATATTAAAAATGGGTAAAGACTTGAACTTTAATATTATTCAAACATTAAATACTGATGGAGAAGTTCAACCAATACATATATCACAAAATCGTCTTTATGCAGGAGTAAGACCTAAAAACCGTATTATTACATACGAAATTAAACTTGATGGTAAATTAGAAAAAATTGGAGAATCTCCTATTCCAGGTAGTCCAAATTATTTATCTTTAGATAAAGAAAAACGTTTTTTATTTTGTGCTTCTTATGGAATGGGATGTCTTAGTGTTAGCCCCATGAATTCATTAGGAATTCCTGAAAATCCAATACAAATATTATACAATATTGAGGGTTGTCATTATTGTAGTACTGATTTCAATAATCAATATTTATTTGTAACATCACTTAAACAAAACTGTATTTATATTTATGATTTAATAGATAATGATTTACCATTAAATAATACACCTTATATATTGCATACAGATTCAGGATCTGGACCAAGACATATGGCTTTTCATCCAAATAGAAAATATACTTATAGTATCAATGAATACAAAGGTACTATTGATGTATGGAAATTAAAAAGTAATAGAATGCTGATAAAATCTATTCAAAATATTAGTTTATTACCAAAAAAATATAATTATCAACCCTGGTCCTCCGATATTCATATCAATCCATCTGGATCTTATTTATATGCATCTGATCGTACTGCTAACTTAATATCGATATTTAATATTAATAAAGATAATAATCGATTAAATAACATAGGTGTTTTTCATACAGAAAAACAACCAAGATCTTTTTCTATTAGTCCAAACGGTCAATACTTGGTTGTTGCAGGAGAAGTTTCAAATAGTATTACATTATATGAAATATCTAATAATATTTTTTGTTTTCAAAAAAAAAATCAATTCACCGTACATAAAAGACCTATATGGGTATATATACATCAATTTTAA
- the mfd gene encoding transcription-repair coupling factor: protein MLKYTTYKLPNQLGEKKILGQLTESAIAFESAKILESSDNLILLITKNIQESLKLKNEIQLFTKKNIYIFFDWDTLPFDVFSPNRDIISSRMFLLHQLPKLKETLLIISINSFLQKVCPYKYLNNEVLEIKKNMSLSNDDLIKILQDKGYKLVNQVIQHGEYCINNDFIELYTMGNNFPYRLYFLNNKILSIKTFDIHSQRSIDEVKSINFMPAHEFPTNKHGINLFFNQWKKHFPTDPKTDVIFQQVKKGIFSLGIEYWQPFFFQEKLETIFNYLPKKTLILYSGNIKKNITFFWKKIQKRYCHLLLNKKRLLIQPNQLWIDSDFFFLNLRQWPQIKFKNNRISEDSSHINLQYYCLPDLSVSLNKHKENYKKLYNFLKSFLGSIIFFIKHESNYNKFLKLLISLNIEIKKINTFDILQNCKNIKNKKKYFYIINSYECGFINKNQNIALISENDIKISDNIRHNSELIKENNFNSAINNLSELTINQIIVHFEHGIGRYKGLKTIETSGIKGEYVILEYAEKAKLYIPVSYLHLISRYTGFSEKNITLHKLGSDYWNKEKNKAIKKINDTAAILLDIYANRKSKKGFSFKMDIKQYDLFCSDFPFTITPDQKQVIDSVLYDMSQPIPMDRLVCGDVGFGKTEVAMRAAFLAFLNNKQVVVLVPTTLLAQQHFNNFKERFFNFPCNITMLSRFCNSKTLSFGIQDAQNGKINILIGTHIILFKKIKLKNLGLLIVDEEHRFGVRHKEKIKSMYSNIDVLTLTATPIPRTLNMAISGIRDMSIITTPPDKRLTVKTFVRKYNDILIKEAIYREILRGGQVFYVYNEVKKIHNKAKKIIELVPEANIAIAHGQMCIHDLKKIMNNFLKKKINVLICTTIIETGIDIPNANTIIIEQADHFGLAQLHQLRGRVGRSCYQAYAWLFISDFKKITSDAKKRLDAIISLEDFGSGLTLAMQDLDIRGIGEILGDEQSGHIENIGFSLYTELLHHAVKNIKNNTQLSLEETINNQPEVELYISALIPANYVSNINFRLSFYKRMATVTHITDLKKIEYELINKFGSIPYETKNLIILSKIKLIAKRIGIKRIESNKKRGIIIFFEKNKIDTISLLKILKKELKNWKFQKFNRLTFEYKFYSCRIRIKWILNFIKKIEVIK from the coding sequence GTGTTAAAATATACTACGTATAAACTGCCCAATCAATTGGGAGAAAAAAAAATACTCGGTCAATTAACCGAATCAGCAATTGCTTTTGAATCCGCTAAAATTCTTGAAAGTTCAGATAACTTAATACTATTAATCACAAAAAATATACAAGAATCACTAAAACTCAAAAATGAAATACAATTGTTTACGAAAAAAAATATATATATTTTTTTTGATTGGGATACTTTACCATTTGATGTTTTTTCTCCTAATCGAGATATTATTTCTTCTAGAATGTTTTTATTGCACCAATTACCTAAATTAAAAGAAACATTATTAATTATTTCTATTAATTCATTTTTGCAAAAAGTTTGTCCTTATAAATATTTAAATAATGAAGTATTAGAAATAAAAAAAAATATGAGTCTATCAAACGATGATTTAATAAAAATATTACAGGATAAAGGTTATAAACTGGTTAATCAAGTAATACAACATGGGGAATATTGTATAAATAATGATTTTATTGAATTATATACCATGGGTAACAATTTTCCGTATAGATTATATTTTTTAAACAATAAAATCTTGTCTATAAAAACTTTTGACATTCATAGTCAAAGATCTATAGATGAGGTGAAATCAATAAATTTTATGCCGGCACATGAATTCCCAACCAATAAACATGGAATAAATTTGTTTTTTAACCAATGGAAAAAACATTTTCCTACAGATCCAAAAACAGATGTTATTTTTCAGCAAGTTAAAAAAGGTATTTTTTCTTTAGGAATTGAGTATTGGCAACCTTTTTTTTTTCAAGAAAAATTAGAAACAATATTTAATTATTTACCTAAAAAAACTTTGATACTTTATTCTGGAAATATAAAAAAAAATATTACCTTTTTCTGGAAAAAAATACAAAAAAGATATTGTCATCTACTTTTAAATAAAAAAAGATTATTAATTCAACCCAATCAACTTTGGATAGATTCAGATTTTTTTTTTCTTAATTTACGCCAATGGCCTCAAATTAAATTTAAAAATAATAGAATATCAGAAGATAGTAGTCATATTAATCTACAATATTATTGTTTACCTGATCTTTCTGTCTCTTTAAACAAACATAAAGAAAATTATAAAAAATTATATAATTTTCTAAAATCATTTTTGGGTTCAATTATTTTTTTTATAAAACATGAATCTAATTATAATAAATTTTTAAAATTATTAATTTCTCTTAACATTGAGATTAAAAAAATTAATACTTTTGATATATTACAGAATTGTAAAAATATTAAAAATAAAAAAAAATATTTCTATATCATTAATTCTTATGAATGTGGATTTATTAATAAAAATCAAAATATAGCATTAATTTCTGAAAATGATATCAAAATTAGCGATAATATTCGTCATAATTCCGAATTAATTAAAGAAAATAATTTTAACTCTGCTATTAATAATTTATCTGAACTTACTATTAATCAAATTATAGTTCATTTTGAACATGGTATTGGTAGATATAAAGGATTAAAAACTATAGAAACTTCTGGTATTAAAGGTGAATATGTAATATTAGAATATGCAGAAAAAGCAAAATTATACATACCTGTTTCTTATTTACATTTAATTAGTCGATATACAGGATTTTCAGAAAAAAATATTACTTTACATAAATTAGGTTCTGATTATTGGAATAAAGAAAAAAATAAAGCTATAAAAAAAATTAATGATACCGCGGCTATTTTGTTAGATATATATGCAAATAGAAAATCTAAAAAAGGTTTTTCATTTAAAATGGATATAAAGCAATATGATCTTTTTTGTAGTGATTTTCCATTTACAATTACTCCAGATCAAAAACAAGTAATAGATTCTGTTTTATATGATATGAGTCAACCTATCCCTATGGATAGACTGGTTTGTGGAGATGTTGGATTTGGGAAAACGGAAGTTGCTATGAGAGCTGCTTTTTTAGCTTTTTTAAATAATAAACAAGTAGTAGTATTAGTACCTACTACCCTCTTAGCTCAGCAACATTTTAATAATTTTAAAGAACGTTTTTTTAACTTTCCTTGTAACATTACAATGTTATCTAGATTTTGTAATTCTAAAACATTATCTTTTGGTATACAAGATGCACAAAATGGAAAAATCAATATTTTAATTGGTACACACATAATTTTATTTAAAAAAATTAAATTAAAAAACTTAGGATTACTTATTGTTGATGAAGAACATAGATTTGGAGTCAGACATAAAGAAAAAATTAAATCAATGTATTCGAATATAGACGTATTAACCTTAACTGCTACACCTATACCTCGTACATTAAATATGGCGATTAGTGGTATTCGAGATATGTCAATTATCACAACTCCACCAGATAAAAGATTAACGGTAAAAACCTTTGTACGAAAATACAATGATATTCTTATAAAAGAAGCAATTTATAGAGAAATATTAAGAGGAGGACAGGTATTTTATGTATACAATGAAGTAAAAAAAATTCATAATAAAGCTAAAAAAATTATAGAATTGGTACCAGAAGCAAATATAGCAATTGCACATGGTCAAATGTGTATTCATGATTTAAAAAAAATTATGAATAATTTTTTGAAGAAGAAGATTAACGTATTAATATGTACTACCATTATTGAAACAGGTATTGATATTCCTAACGCAAATACAATTATTATAGAACAAGCGGATCATTTTGGTTTAGCTCAATTACATCAATTACGAGGTAGAGTTGGTCGATCCTGTTATCAAGCATATGCTTGGTTGTTTATATCAGATTTTAAAAAAATCACGTCAGATGCAAAAAAAAGACTTGATGCAATTATTTCTCTTGAAGATTTTGGTTCAGGTTTAACTTTAGCGATGCAAGATCTTGATATCAGAGGAATAGGTGAAATATTAGGCGATGAACAAAGTGGACATATTGAAAATATTGGTTTTTCTTTATATACAGAGCTACTGCATCATGCGGTAAAAAATATAAAAAATAATACCCAATTATCTTTAGAAGAAACTATAAATAATCAACCAGAAGTTGAGTTGTATATTTCTGCATTAATCCCTGCAAATTATGTTTCCAATATTAATTTTCGTCTCTCTTTTTATAAAAGAATGGCTACAGTAACACATATAACAGACTTAAAAAAAATAGAATATGAATTAATCAATAAATTCGGATCTATTCCTTATGAAACAAAAAATTTAATTATTTTATCTAAAATAAAATTAATAGCAAAAAGAATAGGTATTAAACGTATTGAATCTAATAAGAAAAGAGGTATTATTATTTTTTTTGAAAAAAATAAAATTGATACTATATCATTATTGAAAATATTAAAAAAAGAATTAAAAAATTGGAAATTTCAAAAATTTAATCGTTTAACATTTGAATATAAATTTTACTCATGTCGTATTAGGATAAAATGGATATTAAATTTTATAAAAAAAATAGAAGTAATAAAATAA